A genomic window from Amblyraja radiata isolate CabotCenter1 unplaced genomic scaffold, sAmbRad1.1.pri S116, whole genome shotgun sequence includes:
- the LOC116969158 gene encoding ribonuclease inhibitor-like produces the protein MLMDVDLTDSGAEDLVSALSTNHLLIELLLSGNKLGDSGVKPVSAALRHPDCKIQKLGLGSVGLTDSGAEDLVSALSTNPSLTDLGLAGNSLTDRSMPALRSLILNHPRLKRIRLVGNEFSATGKKELRSLQETRPGLSVDV, from the exons AT gctgatgGATGTcgatctcacagattctggagctgaggatctcgtctccgctctcagtacaaaccactTACTGATAGAGCTGTTGCTGAGTGGGAATAAACTGGGAGATTCTGGAGTGAAACcggtgtctgcggctctgagacacccggactgtaaaatacagaaacTGGG gctgggcagtgtcggtctcacagattctggagccgaggatctcgtctccgctctcagtacaaacccctCATTGACGGATCTGGGGCTGGCAGGCAACTCGCTCACAGACCGATCTATGCCCGCTCTCCGCAGCCTCATACTGAACCACCCGAGACTGAAGCGGATCAG GCTGGTGGGGAATGAGTTCAGTGCGACCGGGAAGAAGGAACTGAGGTCACTGCAGGAAACCAGACCCGGACTGAGTGTGGACGTGTGA